A stretch of the Rhinoderma darwinii isolate aRhiDar2 chromosome 3, aRhiDar2.hap1, whole genome shotgun sequence genome encodes the following:
- the LOC142748481 gene encoding uncharacterized protein LOC142748481 translates to MNRDVRGYSWSGIPDAVTGDCTTGEASDVTVNKWTQTKQLTNTSFYQVLPSDPTDTFKKKLDLLIDAASHYGTINNNEWTAEECGSFIEELNENPWNIRLTAKISKEMVEFLDLKIKMHGPQVKTTLYRKETATNNLLHYQSFHPPHLKNGIPTGQFLRIRRNCSEEQDFKFHAKDLSERFKSRGYPQKVISKAFSKAAKSNRIQTFTPKHRIKDNKPRIITAYNSQWQDITKILNRNWNILLCEPKLIPHITERPLLTARRARNLGDRVTRSHFSRPTTRLGRGTKLIGSYACGDCNICQFVESSDTFTDPVDKKQYPLKSYINCRTKNIIYAITCSCPKVYIGQTSQELRKRIQHHLSTIRLAERDIKQNKILTSVASHFLQVHKDHIYV, encoded by the exons atgaacagagacgtcaggggctactcctggagtggaatccccgacgctgTCACCGGGGATTGCActacaggagaagccagtgatgtcactgtcaataaatggacacagacaaaaCAACTAACTAATACATCTTTTTACCAGGTTTTACCATCTGACCCAACTGATACCTTTAAGAAAAAATTGGATTTACTTATTGATGCAGCATCCCATTATGGTACCATCAATAACAATGAAT GGACAGCAGAAGAATGCGGGTCATTCATTGAAGAACTTAATGAGAATCCATGGAATATACGCCTCACTGCCAAAATTTCAAAGGAAATGGTTGAGTTCCTCGACTTAAAAATCAAAATGCACGGACCTCAAGTAAAGACCACACTGTACCGTAAAGAAACAGCTACTAATAATCTGCTCCATTACCAAAGTTTTCACCCTCCACACTTGAAAAATGGTATTCCAACAGGACAATTCCTGAGGATTAGGAGAAACTGTAGCGAGGAACAAGATTTCAAATTTCATGCAAAGGATCTAAGTGAAAGATTTAAATCAAGAGGATATCCACAAAAAGTTATTTCGAAAGCTTTTTCAAAAGCAGCAAAGAGCAATAGAATCCAGACATTCACACCCAAACATCGGATAAAAGACAACAAGCCAAGGATCATAACAGCCTATAACAGTCAATGGCAAGATATCACCAAAATATTAAATAGAAATTGGAACATTCTATTATGTGAACCCAAACTTATACCACACATAACCGAGAGACCTCTCCTAACAGCAAGAAGAGCCCGCAATCTTGGGGACAGGGTAACAAGAAGTCATTTTTCAAGACCGACGACACGACTAGGTAGAGGAACTAAACTTATAGGTTCATATGCATGTGGGGATTGCAATATATGTCAATTTGTTGAATCTAGTGACACTTTCACAGATCCAGTTGACAAAAAGCAATACCCACTTAAGTCATACATTAACTGTCGAACTAAAAATATCATTTATGCGATAACCTGTTCTTGTCCCAAGGTTTATATAGGTCAGACAAGTCAAGAACTACGAAAACGAATACAACATCACCTATCAACCATCAGATTGGCAGAAAGAGATATTAAACAAAACAAGATTCTGACCTCGGtggcttcacactttttacaagtACACAAAG ATCATATCTATGTATAG